In one window of Erythrolamprus reginae isolate rEryReg1 chromosome 1, rEryReg1.hap1, whole genome shotgun sequence DNA:
- the IFITM10 gene encoding interferon-induced transmembrane protein 10: MESKTCKGDSLRPPVQCKHSVEKKTMTNPTAVIEIYPDTTEVNDYYLWSIFNFVYLNFCCLGFIALAYSLKVRDKKLLNDLNGAVEDAKTARLFNITSSALATFCIILVFIFLRYPLTDY; the protein is encoded by the exons ATGGAGAGCAAGACCTGCAAAGGGGACAGCCTGAGACCACCGGTGCAATGCAAACACTCCGTGGAGAAGAAAACGATGACTAATCCCACTGCTGTAATTGAAATCTACCCAGACACCACTGAAGTGAATGATTATTATCTCTGGTCCATCTTCAACTTTGTATACCTCAATTTCTGCTGTTTGGGCTTCATTGCCTTGGCATATTCTCTGAAA GTGCGAGATAAAAAACTCCTCAACGATTTGAATGGTGCTGTGGAAGATGCCAAGACCGCCCGCCTTTTTAACATTACCAGCTCGGCACTTGCCACTTTCTGCATCATCCTTGTCTTTATCTTCCTACGATACCCACTCACTGACTACTAG